The segment agaaatactttaaaaaccaGCACTATTTATGGTTATAATATAGCCTTTAAAGAAATGTGGTATTTCATATAAGCTATTTCTTTTTTAgatacatgttcaaactttatgtaatgtcttgttttgttgttgttgtttttcacaataattattttaaactaatgCTTTTACATTGTTTctatgcacttttttttttgccagtatCTTTCGTCAAACTGTGGAAACTGAagctgttattttatataattcttTGCTGACTATGATGCTTCCCATAGTTAATAGCTGCACTGTGCCATGTCAAGAAGATTACCTGCAGAAGCTACTGGACTGTATCAAGGAGCATCCATCATGGACCTGTGCTCATGTTGCTGCCTATTTGGGTTATCACACATGTCTAAAGTGCCCAGGCATTGTTGAGTAAGTTAATTTGAAATGAAAGCCATAAGGAAGTGGACAGATCATTGAACAATGTTGTGTCTACTTGAAAAGGGTTAGGAGTGATTTCTGTgctaaataattcattttcatAGACTCTTGTTGaacattcatttgttatttcattACTGTATTCTCATAATGGCTGAGTAGTTAGAGCAGTCATTATTTCTGACATTGATAGGGGATAGTAGAGATGGTAGGTCTTTAGGCTGGtcaaataaaacctttttcAACTTTTGGTCACATTAACATGTTTACTTGCCTTGTCCTATAGAAAGATTTCAaagggaaacattttttttttttacatttttcttattctaaaaaaaagatcaatgtCTTCAGGACATATGTCAGTGATTACTAAAGCATACAGGCTTTCTATGGTCATGAAGACCCATACATCTTATTGTAACCATTGCAAATGCTAAAATTATGTGGTCTAAAAGCGATcagtcacaactgatgcatttATGTGGGTCAACTATATGAAACCTTATATTGCAAATTATGACTATAGATAAATTGAATGTATAACTCTTATTTAAtaagatattaattttttaaatacttttaaaaatatagccTTAAACATTCTGTATTCTAATCATTTTCAGGCTTCCTTGAATAATAAAGAATTGATTTCAATAATGTGATAAAGTAAAGCTCagtttataaaaacatttgtgCTGGTGAATTAAAGATCaactttttttatagttttatagaTTCCCAGTGCAAGACTCACCAGATGACTCCACTAATGGTGGCTCTGATTGGAAAGCAAGCTCTGGCTGCTGAAGAGTTACTTAGATTGGGAGCTagtctagaaaaaaaagataaaaatggaGACACTGCCTACCATTATGCAGTTTTGAATTGTCCTCCTCTAGTCTCTGTGAGatgtttttcttattgtttcattttatttaattttttttttctttgaagcaATATAATTCAGACCATTCCGATGGAAAAtgcaaattaaaatttttttaatttcctgtcttaatttgtaaaaaaaatataaagttaaagTAATTAACTTATGTGAAATATAAATTgtatacaaactttttcaaCATAGTGGAACAAAGATATTTTTGCATATTAGTTATGTGATACTATTTCTCATTGATGGGGAAcaaaaatttagttatttatataaatatggaATGATTATTCGACCTGATGGAGAATCTATTGAAACTGAACCAGGATATTGCCCCTCTCATGGCCTCACTATACTCATGGGAGGAAGGGGCAAAGAGTCATTATCCTGACAAATGGAAGAAATCTTTAATGGACTCCATCTCAGGTTTAGCTTAGGTTCACCAGTTGTAGTTCAGCCAGCATTAAACGTATGATGGGATTTAAAGCAGTTAGGTGATGTGCCGGCCAAGTGATTCTCAAAACTTTAGCTCACCTATCCCATCATCCTCTTTTTAATGAAAGGAACTTTACTATCAGGAGGAGGAGCCAGATAGTCACACCCACATTTCACTGGCCAGGTACACAATTGTTTCTTCTTACAGCTCCTGGTAGACTATGACCACAATGGGGTTATCAACTGGTTGAATGGTAAAGGAGAGTCAGCTCTATTGATTGCCTGTGAGCGCAAGCTGTCTGAAGCCACAGAGATCCTGATTGGATCTAAAGCTGATCCTCGAGTAGCCACTGCTGATTGTTTACCTATACATGCTGCTGTCAGGTCTTGTGatagagaggaatctgaaaccgatagagaggaatctgaaatagatagagaggaatctgaaacagagaggaatctgaaaccaatagagaggaatctgaaaccGATAGAGAGGCATCTGAAACagatagagaggaatctgaaacggagaggaatctgaaaccaatagagaggaatctgaaacagagaggaatctgaaacagatagagaggaatctgaaacagagaggaatctgaaacagatagagaggaatctgaaaccaatagagaggaatctgaaacagatagagaggaatctgaaaccaatagagaggaatctgaaacagagaggaatctgaaacagatagagaggaatcagaaacagagaggaatctgaaacagaGAGGAATTTGAAACCGATAGAGAGGAATATGAAACAGATAGAGAGGAATATGAAACCGatagagaggaatctgaaacagagaggaatctgaaacagatagagaggaatctgaaacagatagagaggaatctgaaacagagaggaatctgaaacagGGAGGGAGCTGAAACCGatagagaggaatctgaaacagagaggaatctgaaacagagaggaatctgaaacagagaggaatctgaaaccgatagagaggaatctgaaactgatagagaggaatctgaaacagagaggaatctgaaacagagaggaatctgaaaccgatagagaggaatctgaaactgatagagag is part of the Biomphalaria glabrata chromosome 2, xgBioGlab47.1, whole genome shotgun sequence genome and harbors:
- the LOC129924649 gene encoding 85/88 kDa calcium-independent phospholipase A2-like, coding for MAAFLKNLATGFNDIVTAAQAKISPFTVQSATVDKFSQNGCVTTKQDGCLTLYRRTATIPTYECTITKPDMPTKIFSIFRQTVETEAVILYNSLLTMMLPIVNSCTVPCQEDYLQKLLDCIKEHPSWTCAHVAAYLGYHTCLKCPGIVDFIDSQCKTHQMTPLMVALIGKQALAAEELLRLGASLEKKDKNGDTAYHYAVLNCPPLVSLLVDYDHNGVINWLNGKGESALLIACERKLSEATEILIGSKADPRVATADCLPIHAAVRSCLSDARHIILAGLLDARHIILAGLSDARHIILAGLSDARHIILAGLLDARQ